One segment of Acidovorax sp. DW039 DNA contains the following:
- a CDS encoding dienelactone hydrolase, whose product MTRRFLKALSRLTAVVAIGLASMTSHANDDVIPVEKYQPPITVQHPPASSHGWNMERPLVNNGLNLFAANVPSYDGKGMLFSSWTAQNGRVFERPTIIIVHGGHGVAPGNLDTAVWAKRNLDANILILDSYWSRGRTENWLSWTRFGANMRVLDLIAAARFTQSEGADPKKTFVIGDSQGGWTVLRAFTNHNLSGEVRSLLAGGVSLYPNCYVKESIFGRAPSGSTDKEDAPPLGNYVAPVIAFTGSADTATPLSQCNVGKVFKGVEKWTNFEGATHAWDSPTRGVGRRAEDNVCTRALNKYNPFPICSSNKFTDITRSDIQAFVERHLLKAQ is encoded by the coding sequence ATGACCAGACGATTTCTCAAGGCTCTTTCTCGCCTAACCGCCGTGGTGGCTATCGGCTTGGCTTCAATGACCAGCCATGCAAATGACGATGTGATCCCTGTTGAAAAGTACCAGCCGCCTATCACCGTGCAGCATCCACCGGCATCGTCCCATGGCTGGAACATGGAGCGGCCACTGGTGAACAACGGGCTCAACTTGTTTGCCGCAAACGTTCCGTCTTATGACGGTAAGGGCATGCTGTTCTCAAGCTGGACAGCACAGAACGGTCGAGTGTTCGAGCGTCCTACCATCATCATTGTTCATGGTGGTCATGGTGTGGCACCCGGCAACCTGGACACTGCAGTGTGGGCCAAGCGTAACCTCGACGCCAACATCCTGATTCTCGATTCGTATTGGTCACGGGGTCGTACGGAAAACTGGCTCAGTTGGACTCGCTTTGGGGCAAACATGCGTGTGCTTGATCTGATCGCCGCTGCTCGGTTCACGCAATCCGAAGGTGCTGATCCCAAGAAGACGTTCGTGATTGGCGACAGTCAAGGAGGGTGGACTGTGTTGCGAGCTTTCACCAATCACAACCTCAGTGGCGAAGTGAGATCGTTGCTGGCAGGTGGTGTGTCGCTGTACCCCAACTGCTACGTGAAGGAGTCCATTTTTGGTCGTGCCCCCAGCGGCAGTACGGACAAGGAAGACGCGCCTCCGCTGGGCAACTATGTGGCACCTGTGATTGCGTTTACGGGTAGTGCAGATACCGCCACGCCGCTATCTCAGTGCAACGTGGGCAAAGTATTCAAGGGCGTCGAGAAGTGGACAAACTTTGAGGGCGCTACGCACGCATGGGACTCGCCAACCCGAGGTGTCGGTCGTCGGGCGGAAGACAACGTGTGCACTCGGGCGCTCAACAAGTACAACCCATTCCCCATCTGCAGCAGCAACAAGTTCACGGACATTACGCGGAGCGATATTCAAGCGTTTGTTGAGAGGCATCTGCTTAAAGCTCAATGA
- a CDS encoding type I restriction endonuclease subunit M — protein MTTTPESTSSLASSSSTVATIIYSNTAKFPLGQIVATPGALELLQETGFSAAALVSRHVHGDWGDLCEEDRAENDYAVTRRLRILSCYRLVDAERLAATPRDKRSSLPTLWIITEADRSVTTLLRPDEY, from the coding sequence ATGACCACTACACCCGAATCCACATCAAGTCTGGCTTCGTCTTCATCTACCGTCGCCACCATCATCTACTCCAACACCGCCAAGTTTCCGCTGGGCCAAATCGTTGCCACGCCCGGCGCTTTGGAACTGCTGCAAGAAACTGGCTTCAGCGCGGCAGCCCTGGTCAGCCGTCATGTTCATGGCGACTGGGGTGACCTGTGCGAGGAAGACCGCGCAGAAAACGACTACGCCGTCACCCGCCGTTTGCGGATTCTGAGTTGTTATCGGCTTGTCGATGCAGAGCGACTCGCAGCAACGCCCAGAGACAAGCGTTCGTCACTCCCAACGCTCTGGATCATCACTGAAGCCGACCGCAGCGTCACTACGCTACTTCGTCCGGATGAGTATTGA
- a CDS encoding DUF6352 family protein, whose translation MQPTHDFWPDSGFTLLRRDERGWLVPTQAYVRLLLARPELALVPESCEAEIALNSQLQEQPLGAVPRQALDAVQDADARENYAVFLRFRDGLLAAGTLEAYYLQLMRSGAVNVPAVFIDAVVHALLRNMLDGCTDALEARAAELLFRPQRITLHEGQMLAGDRDALDFLHDTAGLGEMGRLLRQSGALQPTAQVQVLTPDNAAQYWQTSDRHHFLLDLTHELTQDLSHGLTLKMTRARSGLKALSRVLERWVQHMLGVQVHIEPVHQISDSAWRWHVGLDVEATALLNDLYQGQTVDEERMRRLVSLFILKFENPAEMRADVAGKPVYLGLATNAEGIVRLKPQNLLLNLPLPELTA comes from the coding sequence ATGCAGCCCACACACGATTTCTGGCCTGACAGTGGCTTTACGCTTTTGCGGCGCGACGAGCGCGGCTGGCTGGTTCCAACGCAGGCCTATGTGCGGCTTCTGCTGGCGCGGCCAGAGCTGGCGCTGGTGCCCGAGTCTTGCGAGGCAGAAATCGCGTTGAATTCGCAACTTCAGGAGCAGCCGCTGGGGGCAGTACCCCGCCAGGCCCTGGATGCCGTGCAGGATGCGGACGCACGGGAAAACTATGCCGTGTTTCTGCGATTCAGGGACGGGCTGCTTGCTGCGGGTACGCTCGAAGCGTATTACCTGCAACTCATGCGCAGCGGCGCAGTGAATGTGCCCGCGGTCTTTATCGATGCCGTGGTGCATGCCTTGCTGCGCAACATGCTGGATGGCTGCACCGACGCCCTGGAAGCCCGTGCTGCGGAGCTGCTGTTTCGCCCGCAGCGCATTACCTTGCACGAAGGGCAGATGCTGGCGGGGGACCGTGATGCATTGGACTTTTTGCACGATACGGCGGGGCTGGGCGAGATGGGACGCTTGCTGCGGCAGAGTGGGGCGCTGCAGCCCACGGCGCAAGTCCAGGTGCTGACGCCTGACAACGCTGCACAGTATTGGCAGACCAGCGATCGCCATCACTTCTTGCTGGATTTAACCCATGAACTCACCCAAGACCTCAGCCATGGGCTGACCCTGAAAATGACCCGTGCGCGCTCCGGTCTCAAAGCGCTGTCCCGGGTGCTGGAGCGTTGGGTGCAGCACATGCTGGGCGTGCAGGTCCACATCGAGCCCGTGCATCAGATCAGCGACAGCGCCTGGCGTTGGCATGTGGGGCTGGATGTGGAGGCCACCGCTCTCCTGAACGACCTCTACCAGGGCCAGACAGTCGATGAGGAGCGGATGCGCAGGCTGGTGAGCCTGTTCATCCTGAAGTTTGAGAACCCGGCAGAGATGCGCGCAGATGTAGCCGGAAAGCCTGTGTACCTGGGGCTCGCAACCAATGCAGAGGGCATTGTTCGCCTCAAACCGCAAAACCTGTTGTTGAACCTGCCATTGCCGGAACTGACGGCCTGA
- a CDS encoding GNAT family N-acetyltransferase, with product MEWRNQLEPGALIGHFGGNPPQGFSLFRGLPLPAFIAPFDLLTTADEDLKSKLAELPLFARWSRWLRLTTGFVGTTVTEYAPLPPTGHKPEELAESVRQTLGKRYLLSIIKDIPQQCPMLSDSDNAYAQALVQACEAQGFVLVEGQALAYVPIDFDHLDTYLSRLSSSRRQNLRRKWRSRSGMQVHHLPTGPAFADDDVVDSYYALYEGVYAQSEVHFDKLTRSFFAALLRDASSQGVVFEYRRVDTQELLGWNLCYVHAGRLVDKYIGMSYPAAREVNLYFVSWLENLQYAIDHGLTHYVAGWTDPEVKRSLGASFTFTRHAVYVRQPLLRAVARRFASRFESDRQWRDQLEQR from the coding sequence ATGGAGTGGCGAAATCAGCTCGAACCGGGCGCCTTGATCGGCCACTTTGGTGGCAATCCACCACAAGGGTTTTCCTTGTTCCGGGGATTGCCCCTACCAGCGTTCATTGCACCTTTTGATTTGCTCACGACAGCAGATGAAGATCTGAAGAGCAAGTTGGCCGAGCTGCCGTTGTTCGCTCGCTGGTCGCGCTGGCTGAGATTGACTACAGGGTTTGTCGGGACCACGGTGACTGAATATGCACCACTTCCCCCCACGGGCCACAAGCCAGAGGAGTTGGCTGAATCGGTGCGCCAGACTTTGGGCAAGCGCTACCTTCTGTCCATCATCAAGGACATTCCGCAGCAGTGCCCCATGCTCAGCGACAGCGACAACGCCTACGCCCAGGCGTTGGTTCAGGCATGCGAGGCGCAAGGATTCGTGCTGGTGGAGGGGCAGGCGCTGGCTTATGTGCCCATAGATTTCGATCATCTCGACACATATCTGTCGCGACTTTCTTCCAGCAGAAGACAAAACCTGAGGCGCAAATGGCGCAGCCGCTCCGGCATGCAAGTGCATCACCTGCCCACAGGGCCTGCCTTTGCGGATGATGATGTGGTGGACAGCTACTATGCCCTTTACGAAGGGGTTTACGCGCAGAGCGAGGTCCACTTTGACAAGCTCACCCGCAGCTTCTTTGCAGCCTTGCTGCGAGATGCCTCCAGCCAAGGAGTCGTCTTTGAGTACCGCCGTGTAGATACGCAGGAGTTGTTGGGTTGGAATCTCTGCTATGTGCATGCAGGGCGGCTGGTAGACAAGTACATCGGTATGTCTTACCCAGCGGCCCGCGAGGTCAACCTGTACTTTGTGAGCTGGCTGGAGAACCTGCAGTACGCCATTGACCACGGTTTGACCCATTACGTTGCAGGCTGGACAGATCCTGAGGTCAAACGGAGTCTGGGGGCCAGCTTTACTTTCACACGCCACGCGGTCTACGTGAGGCAACCGTTGCTGCGAGCAGTGGCAAGGCGATTCGCTAGCCGTTTTGAAAGTGATCGCCAATGGCGCGATCAACTGGAGCAGCGCTGA
- a CDS encoding PQQ-binding-like beta-propeller repeat protein — MKDWFSRVAACLFLVVLAGCGGGSGGSTGGTGGTGGTDTGPSSPDGAWLAFEPASLEVSQYEGESVPVSVTAYSSKTFETPFNVAIIDKNGLITTRVNVFALSQLSYRAVLNTAANLEVGRHNTSLEVRVCEDDPVTCAKPLPGSPWRLALGIQVKPKAEAASRMTLSVPSVNLTKYAEESVDFSIEAQFTGELDSPVNIGFYDPGKLTAASTSQLMMPAGGRYIFNLSTVAGSALPVGKHTSNLQLRVCRDSVDVCQSPVAGSPWIVPLAVIVKSDLNLLPLQPVPGLGAWSTYQGNAKHTGFVEANFDPAVFSRRWRFKSNDFNFSSYASNAIDNGRIFMVGTPGSWGGWELVALSEDRGDVAWRVNLKGSFSNVSSPAVGNGRVYVTSTAVEGSFLWVFDQFTGALIHKMPIASAQGTYSAPTIFGSNAYIYSDSLKNFDDRNGAFTWSGGAASVVWRGWTPSTDGRFVYTYTTEKRMLAFGANDGNLAFSIGSASNFSASYDAVPVVLTDDQMGIVVSENLMAFDLVSRKLAWAMSLASSGVPAVGNGVVYSFGANGSVLEAREPKTGNLLWTSQRLGDRKFTAVIVSRNLAFVSSSSSTVAVDLATHQVVWRYPLGGSMAISAQGVLTIMNDVGDLDAVNLR; from the coding sequence ATGAAAGATTGGTTTAGTCGTGTAGCAGCGTGTTTGTTTTTGGTCGTATTGGCTGGGTGTGGTGGTGGGAGTGGTGGAAGCACTGGAGGTACCGGAGGTACTGGAGGTACTGACACTGGACCGAGTAGTCCTGACGGGGCGTGGTTAGCGTTTGAGCCTGCCAGTTTGGAGGTCAGTCAGTACGAAGGTGAGAGTGTTCCTGTATCGGTTACTGCTTATTCCAGCAAAACATTCGAAACGCCTTTTAACGTGGCAATTATCGATAAGAATGGATTGATTACCACGCGGGTAAATGTCTTTGCCTTGTCGCAACTGAGTTATCGGGCCGTATTGAATACAGCAGCGAATCTTGAGGTTGGAAGGCACAACACTAGCCTGGAGGTGCGCGTTTGTGAAGACGACCCTGTGACTTGCGCCAAGCCTCTTCCGGGATCCCCATGGAGGCTTGCTTTGGGTATACAGGTTAAACCTAAGGCTGAAGCTGCGAGTCGGATGACTCTGTCTGTGCCGAGTGTTAATTTGACTAAGTACGCTGAAGAGTCGGTTGATTTTAGTATTGAGGCTCAATTCACTGGCGAATTGGATTCGCCAGTGAATATAGGTTTTTATGATCCAGGGAAGTTAACTGCGGCATCAACTAGCCAATTGATGATGCCTGCAGGTGGGCGTTATATTTTCAATCTATCAACTGTCGCTGGCTCTGCGTTACCCGTAGGTAAACACACTAGCAATCTGCAATTGAGGGTTTGTCGTGATTCGGTTGACGTGTGTCAATCGCCGGTCGCTGGATCTCCTTGGATAGTGCCCCTTGCGGTTATTGTGAAGTCTGACTTAAATTTGCTGCCATTGCAGCCTGTTCCTGGCTTGGGAGCTTGGTCTACCTATCAAGGCAATGCCAAGCACACAGGTTTCGTTGAAGCTAACTTCGATCCTGCGGTTTTTTCACGTCGCTGGAGATTTAAGTCGAATGATTTTAACTTCAGTTCTTACGCATCCAACGCTATCGATAATGGCCGCATTTTCATGGTCGGCACGCCGGGTTCCTGGGGGGGCTGGGAGTTGGTTGCTTTGTCAGAAGACCGTGGGGATGTGGCCTGGAGAGTGAATTTAAAAGGTTCCTTCTCAAATGTGAGTTCTCCCGCTGTGGGTAATGGACGCGTATACGTGACTTCAACTGCAGTTGAAGGGTCATTTTTATGGGTGTTTGATCAGTTCACTGGTGCATTAATCCATAAAATGCCAATTGCTTCGGCTCAGGGTACTTATTCAGCTCCAACCATATTTGGATCAAATGCCTATATTTATTCCGACAGCCTGAAGAATTTTGATGACCGGAACGGTGCTTTTACATGGAGCGGTGGAGCGGCATCCGTGGTGTGGCGGGGGTGGACTCCTTCGACGGATGGACGGTTTGTTTATACCTACACTACAGAAAAACGAATGCTAGCGTTCGGGGCGAACGACGGAAATCTCGCGTTTTCGATTGGTTCTGCGTCAAACTTTAGCGCTTCCTATGACGCCGTTCCCGTTGTACTAACCGACGACCAAATGGGAATCGTTGTTTCCGAAAACCTGATGGCCTTCGATTTGGTGAGTCGAAAACTTGCTTGGGCGATGAGCTTGGCTTCGTCAGGCGTGCCTGCAGTTGGCAATGGTGTCGTGTATTCGTTCGGAGCGAATGGAAGCGTGCTCGAGGCACGTGAACCCAAAACGGGTAATTTGTTATGGACCTCGCAGAGGTTGGGTGATAGGAAATTTACTGCAGTGATCGTCAGCAGGAACTTAGCTTTTGTAAGTTCTTCGTCGAGTACTGTGGCAGTTGATTTAGCGACCCACCAAGTTGTCTGGCGCTACCCTTTGGGTGGAAGTATGGCGATTTCTGCGCAAGGAGTTCTCACCATCATGAACGATGTTGGTGATTTGGATGCAGTCAATCTGCGCTGA
- a CDS encoding aminotransferase class III-fold pyridoxal phosphate-dependent enzyme — MSNDHVQLLADEAKYCSFGDTVHYVNPPKIFDGCEGSYMFDAEGTPYLDLQMWYSAVNFGYKNKRLEEVMIRQLQTLPQVASQYLHPTKIELAKFIAQDAQAKWGKPGRVHFNVGGAQAIEDSLKVVRNASGGKSLMFAFEGGYHGRTLGASSITSSYRYRRRFGHFGDRAQFLPFPYPFRRPKGMTAEEYSESLIKEFARKFENEYHAIWDPKTNQCEYAAFYVEPIQGTGGYVVPPANFFKGLKKVLDEHGLLLVVDEIQMGFWRTGTLWSIENFGVQPDVLVFAKALTNGLNALSGLWAREELINPTIFPPGSTHSTFASNPLGTALGLEVMKMTHEIDFGAQVRASGAYFLDGLKQLQKRHKEIGDVDGLGLALRAEICTEDGFTPNRALLDKMVDIGLEGNLEYQGQKRGLVLDVGGYYKNVITLAPSLMITRAEIDEALVLLDQLITRAKQH, encoded by the coding sequence ATGAGCAACGATCACGTTCAACTGCTGGCAGACGAAGCAAAATACTGCTCTTTCGGCGATACCGTCCACTACGTCAACCCTCCCAAGATCTTCGACGGCTGCGAGGGTAGCTACATGTTCGATGCAGAAGGTACGCCGTATCTTGACTTGCAGATGTGGTACTCGGCCGTGAACTTCGGCTACAAGAACAAGCGTCTGGAAGAGGTGATGATTCGTCAGTTGCAGACCTTGCCGCAGGTTGCAAGCCAGTATCTCCACCCCACCAAGATTGAGCTGGCCAAGTTCATTGCGCAAGATGCCCAGGCCAAGTGGGGCAAGCCGGGTCGCGTGCATTTCAATGTGGGCGGTGCTCAGGCGATAGAGGATTCGCTCAAGGTGGTGCGCAATGCCTCTGGTGGCAAAAGCCTGATGTTTGCATTTGAAGGTGGCTACCACGGACGCACGCTAGGTGCCTCGAGCATTACTTCCAGCTACCGCTATCGGCGGCGCTTTGGTCACTTCGGTGATCGCGCACAGTTTCTGCCCTTTCCATACCCCTTCCGGCGCCCCAAGGGTATGACGGCCGAAGAGTATTCGGAATCGCTGATCAAGGAATTCGCACGCAAGTTCGAGAACGAATATCACGCTATCTGGGACCCCAAGACCAACCAGTGTGAGTACGCGGCTTTTTATGTGGAGCCCATTCAGGGTACGGGTGGGTATGTGGTGCCACCCGCCAACTTCTTTAAAGGTCTGAAGAAGGTGCTGGATGAACACGGCCTGCTGCTTGTGGTCGATGAAATTCAGATGGGCTTCTGGCGCACCGGCACGCTCTGGTCTATCGAAAACTTTGGCGTACAGCCCGATGTGCTGGTTTTTGCCAAAGCATTGACTAACGGGTTGAATGCCTTGTCCGGTCTGTGGGCACGCGAAGAACTGATCAACCCCACCATCTTCCCTCCGGGCTCCACCCACTCCACTTTCGCCAGCAATCCGCTGGGTACTGCATTGGGTCTTGAAGTCATGAAAATGACGCACGAAATCGACTTCGGTGCCCAGGTGCGAGCCAGCGGAGCCTACTTTTTGGATGGCCTCAAGCAACTGCAAAAGCGCCACAAAGAAATCGGTGATGTAGACGGCCTTGGCCTGGCGCTGCGCGCAGAAATTTGTACCGAGGACGGCTTCACACCCAACCGTGCATTGCTGGACAAGATGGTCGACATTGGCCTGGAGGGCAACCTTGAATACCAAGGTCAGAAACGCGGCTTGGTGCTGGATGTCGGGGGGTATTACAAGAACGTGATCACACTGGCTCCTTCCCTCATGATCACCCGCGCTGAAATTGACGAAGCGCTGGTGTTGCTGGACCAACTGATTACCCGGGCCAAGCAGCACTGA
- a CDS encoding helix-turn-helix transcriptional regulator has protein sequence MRLIPNAITLAVGENLRSFREERGMTQLELAMSAEVERTRVSKLELGLVNPSVLTLATICHVLDITLADLFGGIRLAHPPTTEGGTLRRANQAVLDKKPAAKRTKVPGKAAAK, from the coding sequence GTGCGACTCATACCGAATGCCATCACGTTGGCTGTTGGCGAGAACCTACGAAGCTTCCGTGAAGAGCGCGGCATGACGCAGTTGGAATTGGCAATGAGTGCCGAGGTGGAGCGCACTCGGGTGTCCAAGCTGGAGCTGGGTCTGGTGAATCCGAGTGTTTTGACGCTTGCCACCATCTGCCACGTGCTGGACATCACCCTGGCTGATCTGTTCGGCGGTATTCGGCTGGCACATCCGCCCACCACCGAGGGCGGGACACTGCGCCGCGCCAATCAAGCCGTGCTCGACAAGAAGCCAGCAGCCAAGCGCACCAAAGTGCCGGGTAAAGCTGCCGCCAAGTAG